A single window of Arcobacter venerupis DNA harbors:
- the hypF gene encoding carbamoyltransferase HypF: MTNYKIEITGIVQGVGFRPFIYNLAIKYEIKGWVNNDEKGVNILLYAKEENIQKFINDLKSNPPILSKINSINIEKITKIKEYKTFEIIQSTNSNNKSTIISADIAICDDCINDINDVYNFRYNYALTNCTNCGPRYSIIKTVPYDRINTSMASFELCEDCKKEYEDPTNRRYHAQPVACEKCGPNVTLYNKNNEFLSTNIIAIKQVADLINEGHIIALKGMGGFHLVCDAKNDKTLEELRIRKNRLNKPFAVMFKDIKDIKNYTNLSSKEEEILTSINKPIVLVKKRKNFHLSNKIAPNINHLGCFIAYTPLHHLLFRYLNNPIVATSANLKGEPIIVSKDEIIEKLSNVVDFVLDFNRDILNASDDSVIQVITNDIVKLRNARGYAPTALNFENKSEKKILSLGANQKSTISIYFKNNLILSPYIGDLNSLNSLEYFERTINTFKRFYDFEPEIIVCDKHPNYESTKFALKLKQSNPKIELIQIQHHYAHVLSVMAEYKLNKEVLAFIFDGTGYGDDGNIWGGEVFTASKSEYKRVNHFEYFRLLGGEKAVLEPKRVALSLLFDTFCLDEILTLEIACVKAFTHSEIKMLHTMWQKALNSPLTSSVGRLFDAVASLSDILHIQSYEGETGLQIEQNYDESITQFYPYEIIDNKIQLSSMIKQMILEKDKKQICSKFINTLVQIILDISNSHKDLPIILGGGVFQNRTLLEILINKFHEQGREFYYNKDIPLNDGGISVGQIYHQI, encoded by the coding sequence ATGACAAATTATAAAATAGAAATTACAGGTATCGTTCAAGGGGTTGGATTTCGTCCTTTTATATATAATTTAGCAATAAAATATGAGATAAAAGGTTGGGTTAATAATGATGAAAAAGGTGTAAATATTCTTTTATATGCAAAAGAAGAAAATATACAAAAATTTATAAATGACCTAAAATCAAACCCTCCTATTTTATCAAAAATCAACTCTATAAATATAGAAAAAATAACTAAAATAAAAGAGTATAAAACTTTTGAAATAATACAAAGTACAAACTCAAATAATAAATCAACTATCATTTCTGCTGATATTGCAATTTGTGATGATTGCATCAATGATATTAATGATGTATATAACTTTAGGTATAATTATGCTTTAACAAATTGTACAAATTGTGGTCCAAGATACTCAATAATAAAAACAGTTCCTTATGATAGAATAAATACTTCAATGGCATCTTTTGAATTATGTGAAGATTGTAAAAAAGAGTATGAAGATCCAACAAATAGAAGATACCATGCTCAACCAGTTGCTTGTGAAAAATGTGGTCCAAATGTAACTTTGTATAACAAAAATAATGAGTTTTTATCTACAAATATTATAGCTATAAAACAAGTAGCAGATTTAATTAATGAAGGGCATATAATAGCCCTAAAAGGAATGGGTGGTTTTCATCTTGTTTGTGATGCAAAAAATGATAAAACCCTAGAAGAACTAAGAATTAGAAAGAACCGACTAAATAAGCCTTTTGCCGTAATGTTTAAAGATATAAAGGATATTAAAAATTATACAAATTTGAGTTCAAAAGAAGAAGAAATTTTAACTTCAATAAACAAACCAATAGTTTTAGTTAAAAAAAGAAAAAACTTTCATTTATCAAACAAAATAGCCCCAAATATTAATCATTTGGGGTGCTTTATTGCTTATACACCATTGCATCATTTGCTTTTTAGATATTTAAATAATCCAATAGTTGCAACAAGTGCAAATTTAAAGGGTGAACCCATTATTGTTTCAAAAGATGAAATCATAGAAAAACTATCAAATGTAGTTGATTTTGTCTTAGATTTTAATAGGGATATACTAAATGCAAGTGATGATTCAGTTATACAAGTTATAACTAATGATATTGTAAAGCTTAGAAATGCAAGAGGTTATGCTCCAACTGCTTTAAACTTCGAAAATAAGAGTGAAAAAAAGATACTCTCACTTGGTGCTAATCAAAAATCTACGATAAGCATTTATTTTAAAAATAATTTAATTTTATCACCATATATTGGAGATTTAAACTCTTTAAACTCTTTAGAATATTTTGAGAGAACTATAAATACTTTTAAAAGATTTTATGATTTTGAACCTGAAATAATAGTTTGTGATAAACATCCAAATTATGAATCTACAAAGTTTGCACTAAAACTAAAACAATCAAATCCAAAGATCGAATTAATTCAAATCCAACACCATTATGCTCATGTTTTATCTGTGATGGCTGAGTATAAGTTAAACAAAGAGGTATTAGCTTTTATTTTTGATGGAACAGGATATGGGGATGATGGTAATATTTGGGGTGGAGAGGTTTTTACAGCTTCAAAAAGTGAATACAAAAGAGTAAATCATTTTGAATATTTTAGACTTTTAGGCGGTGAAAAAGCAGTTCTTGAGCCAAAAAGAGTGGCTTTAAGTCTTCTTTTTGATACTTTTTGCTTAGATGAAATATTAACTCTTGAAATAGCATGTGTAAAAGCTTTTACACATAGTGAAATAAAAATGCTTCACACTATGTGGCAAAAAGCTTTAAATTCACCTCTTACAAGCTCTGTAGGGCGTTTATTTGATGCAGTTGCATCATTATCTGATATTTTACATATTCAAAGCTATGAGGGTGAAACTGGCTTACAAATAGAGCAAAATTATGATGAATCTATAACTCAATTTTACCCTTATGAAATAATTGATAATAAAATACAATTATCTTCAATGATAAAACAGATGATTTTAGAAAAAGATAAAAAACAAATTTGCTCAAAATTTATAAATACTTTAGTGCAAATTATTTTAGATATTTCAAATTCTCACAAAGATTTACCTATTATTTTAGGTGGTGGAGTTTTTCAAAACAGAACACTTCTTGAAATTTTAATTAATAAATTCCACGAGCAGGGTAGGGAATTTTATTACAACAAAGATATTCCACTAAACGATGGTGGAATCAGTGTAGGGCAAATTTACCACCAAATCTAA
- a CDS encoding TonB-dependent siderophore receptor, with protein MKIYSLKRNLSINLSVILLTGSQLFAQENIETTLLDNITVSEEAYSNYQNEGKVNINRTNIDIEDTAKSIQVFNKNFIQDSQAQSLEDIITMSSNVAYQGNKQGRENIFSIRGFSGVPILRDGLSFSNSVSDAEIYNLESVEILKGPDSLQYGQSSPGGIINLVKKKPQKESHAQIELEVTSNNSYSPKIDLGGALNEDKSLRYRLVSTFKYDEGYKDYNKNTNRVFISPSIAKDINDNHTITFFTEYLDETKPSEFGAYLKNDGTLAAPIETVYTHPDEELKKTQKIAGFDIDSTFDTWNSNFRYRYVDYTIDNPTVHIPLSYNQTNNTISRFFATQRNDYEEHALQYTLNKEVDIFNLKNRISIGLDGNKSYNTFTGYMDRSKIYTLNLSNPVYETLTTLADHPNAITYGNSGKKIATEKWGTFIQDYIDLTDNLVLSAAARYSQVKPDSSEKSSAVTPSFGLVYKITPETSLYTNYSESFTPNTSTDVNGKILDPETGKGIELGIKQKLFDDKFDLTSALFKIEKENIALTDPDNPLSYLASGKQESQGFEMDLSGDITSNWSVIASYGYAETKDKDNNNKELTGVPTHTANLFTTYYLSAFKLPNTYVGAGAKYLGERYVNTANTIKLDSDIIYSAMVGYKKGHWRTNLSIQNLTDEVYVQSASTVRVNTGTPRTVLATVSYMF; from the coding sequence ATGAAAATTTATTCTTTAAAAAGAAATCTATCTATCAATCTTTCTGTAATTTTATTGACTGGTTCTCAACTTTTCGCACAAGAAAATATAGAAACAACTTTATTAGATAACATTACCGTTAGTGAAGAAGCCTATTCAAACTATCAAAATGAAGGAAAGGTAAATATAAATAGAACAAACATAGATATAGAAGATACTGCAAAATCTATACAAGTTTTTAACAAAAATTTTATTCAAGATTCACAAGCACAAAGCTTAGAAGATATAATTACCATGTCATCTAATGTAGCTTATCAAGGAAATAAACAAGGAAGAGAAAATATTTTTTCTATTAGGGGTTTTTCAGGAGTTCCTATTTTAAGAGATGGGTTGAGTTTTTCAAATTCTGTTTCAGATGCTGAAATTTATAATTTAGAAAGTGTCGAAATTTTAAAAGGTCCTGATTCTTTACAATATGGACAATCTAGTCCAGGAGGAATAATAAATCTTGTAAAGAAAAAACCACAAAAAGAATCTCACGCTCAAATTGAACTGGAAGTTACTTCAAATAATTCTTATAGTCCTAAAATAGATTTAGGAGGAGCTTTAAATGAAGATAAATCTTTAAGATATAGATTAGTATCAACATTTAAATATGATGAGGGATATAAAGATTATAATAAAAATACAAATAGAGTATTTATTTCACCATCTATCGCAAAAGATATAAATGATAACCATACCATAACTTTTTTTACTGAATATTTAGATGAAACTAAACCATCAGAATTTGGTGCTTACTTAAAAAATGATGGTACTTTAGCCGCACCAATTGAAACAGTATATACTCATCCTGATGAAGAATTAAAGAAAACTCAAAAAATAGCTGGTTTTGATATAGATAGTACTTTTGATACTTGGAATTCAAATTTTAGATATAGATATGTTGATTATACGATAGATAATCCAACTGTACATATTCCTTTATCATATAATCAAACTAATAATACTATTAGTAGATTTTTTGCAACACAAAGAAATGATTATGAAGAACATGCTTTACAATATACTTTAAACAAAGAAGTAGATATTTTTAATTTAAAAAATAGAATTAGTATTGGCCTAGATGGTAATAAATCATATAATACTTTTACTGGATATATGGATAGATCAAAAATTTATACTTTAAATTTATCAAATCCAGTATATGAAACACTTACAACTTTAGCTGATCATCCAAATGCAATCACTTATGGAAATAGTGGCAAAAAAATTGCAACTGAAAAATGGGGAACTTTTATTCAAGACTATATTGATTTAACTGATAATCTAGTTTTAAGTGCAGCGGCAAGATATAGTCAAGTTAAGCCAGATTCAAGTGAAAAAAGTAGTGCTGTAACTCCATCTTTTGGTCTAGTTTACAAAATTACTCCAGAAACTTCACTTTATACAAACTACTCAGAATCATTTACTCCAAATACTTCAACAGATGTGAATGGTAAAATTTTAGACCCAGAAACAGGTAAAGGTATTGAACTTGGAATTAAGCAAAAACTATTTGATGATAAATTTGATTTAACCTCAGCCTTATTTAAAATAGAAAAAGAAAATATCGCTTTGACAGATCCTGATAATCCTTTATCTTATCTTGCAAGTGGGAAACAAGAGAGTCAAGGTTTTGAAATGGATTTAAGTGGAGATATAACATCAAATTGGTCTGTTATTGCATCATATGGTTATGCAGAAACAAAAGATAAAGACAATAACAATAAAGAATTAACAGGTGTACCAACACACACAGCAAATCTTTTTACAACTTATTATCTTTCAGCATTTAAATTACCAAATACTTACGTAGGTGCAGGAGCTAAATATTTAGGAGAGAGATATGTTAATACTGCAAATACTATAAAACTTGATTCTGACATAATTTATAGTGCAATGGTAGGTTATAAAAAAGGTCATTGGAGAACTAATTTAAGTATTCAAAATCTAACTGATGAAGTGTATGTACAATCAGCAAGTACAGTAAGAGTAAATACAGGAACTCCACGAACTGTTCTTGCAACAGTAAGTTATATGTTTTAA
- a CDS encoding VIT1/CCC1 transporter family protein has protein sequence MNTTSEEEHLKKALKQQQNEINDHTIYKTLVSYQSDETNKKIFEKIAKEEKSHYDFWVKITKKEIAPQRFVVLWFIFLVKVFGTSFALKTLEKREAGAEEYYKELFEIYPESRKIYKQETEHEFELIDMLNDKKLLYAGAIVLGMNDALVELTGTLSGIALAFDKSLTVGLTGLIMGIAASLSMAGSAYFEAKENPSDDINPLIYSLYTGVSYILTTTILVAPFFIFETMAYSLIMMFISAFLAIISYNFYISIAKDLSFSKRVIQMSAITFGVALISFGIGYLVKFYFGIEI, from the coding sequence ATGAATACAACTTCTGAAGAAGAACATCTAAAAAAAGCCTTAAAACAACAACAAAATGAGATAAATGACCATACGATTTACAAAACATTAGTATCTTATCAAAGTGATGAAACCAATAAAAAAATCTTTGAAAAAATAGCTAAAGAGGAAAAATCTCATTATGACTTTTGGGTTAAAATAACAAAAAAAGAGATAGCACCTCAAAGATTTGTAGTTTTATGGTTTATCTTCCTTGTGAAAGTTTTTGGAACTTCTTTTGCTTTAAAAACATTGGAAAAAAGAGAGGCAGGAGCGGAAGAATATTATAAAGAACTTTTTGAAATATATCCAGAATCAAGAAAAATTTATAAACAAGAAACGGAACATGAGTTCGAACTTATTGATATGTTAAATGATAAAAAACTTTTATACGCAGGTGCAATAGTTTTAGGAATGAATGATGCTTTGGTTGAATTAACAGGAACCTTAAGTGGTATTGCTTTGGCTTTTGATAAGAGTTTAACAGTTGGATTAACAGGTCTTATTATGGGAATTGCAGCATCTTTATCAATGGCTGGATCAGCGTATTTTGAAGCAAAAGAGAATCCAAGTGATGATATAAATCCTTTGATTTATTCACTTTATACAGGAGTATCATATATATTAACAACAACTATTTTAGTTGCTCCATTTTTTATATTTGAAACAATGGCATATTCTTTGATTATGATGTTTATAAGTGCCTTTTTAGCCATCATCTCTTATAACTTTTATATAAGTATAGCAAAGGATTTAAGTTTCTCAAAAAGAGTTATTCAAATGTCAGCAATTACTTTTGGAGTTGCTCTTATTTCATTTGGAATAGGTTATCTTGTGAAGTTTTATTTTGGAATAGAGATATAA
- a CDS encoding TIGR00341 family protein: MYKQVYFISQEKDKKILDEIFDYIKEKYKSEISTFSIDKIFDDKKNKDILFLLYLGDEEIKTFFQNHLNKTISISILPHEKSLNAIKNYSISKDIKDAIDDAFNPELLSKIDLLKCNDYLSFNRISIGDMHGMNNYDYNENSRFRKIKIFFNNLKNIKFKSYTLTTSKDQTVQTAASGITVLEHLSLATQESAIRDELSIHDGKLNAYILAPTSLISYVWYLLAIFFYQKVSLMSLPKSLGFIKASKLTVSSSEILDYQIDNSDLHQSKTIELEVLQDCINLHLGRDLLEIVKNDEKHIEEKDVIKLNSLPKAEISSILIEGKLPLFKKATDEDFKDLLSNLKDNAKFSYIFATLMILSTLLATTGLFANSTPVIIGAMILAPLMAPIISLSMGVIRADKFLLFQSVRTMLFGISLALLFSSIYTLFIPLEQITVEMQGRLNPNLLDLMVAIFSGMAGAYAYSKEEVAKSLAGVAIAVALVPPLSVIGIGIGIRNIDVIYGSFLLFATNLVGITLSAALTFIVLGFAPVKKAKKGLLYTFVLMVIISIPLFLSFMKVVDKYEYFNKLNSVKSIVLEDKKVELKIQLIQNKKDKILVNIELISDKYLLFDDYLIIKNKLQETVDKQIVLKITPVIKID; this comes from the coding sequence GTGTACAAACAAGTCTATTTTATTAGCCAAGAAAAAGATAAAAAAATTCTTGATGAGATATTTGATTATATAAAAGAAAAATATAAAAGTGAAATATCAACTTTTTCAATAGATAAGATATTTGATGATAAAAAAAATAAAGATATATTATTTCTTTTATATTTAGGTGATGAGGAAATTAAAACATTTTTTCAAAATCACCTAAATAAAACTATATCAATATCTATTCTTCCCCACGAAAAATCTTTAAATGCAATAAAAAATTATAGTATTTCAAAAGATATTAAAGATGCTATTGATGATGCATTTAATCCTGAGCTTTTAAGTAAAATAGATTTATTAAAATGTAATGATTATCTCAGTTTTAATCGTATTTCAATTGGCGATATGCACGGAATGAATAATTATGATTATAATGAAAATAGCAGATTTAGAAAAATTAAGATCTTTTTTAATAATCTTAAAAATATAAAATTCAAAAGTTATACTTTAACCACCTCTAAAGATCAAACTGTACAAACAGCAGCATCAGGAATTACTGTACTTGAACACTTAAGTTTAGCCACTCAAGAATCAGCAATAAGAGATGAATTATCTATTCATGATGGAAAATTAAATGCTTACATTTTAGCTCCAACTTCTTTGATTTCTTATGTATGGTATTTATTAGCAATCTTTTTTTATCAAAAAGTTTCTTTAATGTCACTGCCAAAAAGTTTAGGATTTATCAAAGCTTCAAAACTAACTGTCTCTTCAAGTGAAATACTGGATTATCAAATTGATAATAGTGATTTACATCAATCTAAAACTATTGAACTTGAAGTACTACAAGATTGTATAAATTTACATTTAGGAAGAGATTTATTAGAAATTGTAAAAAATGATGAAAAACATATAGAAGAAAAAGATGTAATAAAATTAAATTCTTTGCCAAAAGCTGAGATAAGTAGTATTTTAATTGAGGGAAAATTACCACTATTTAAAAAAGCAACAGATGAGGATTTTAAAGATTTATTAAGTAATTTAAAAGATAACGCAAAATTTTCTTATATCTTTGCTACTTTAATGATTTTAAGTACTTTATTAGCTACAACTGGACTTTTTGCTAATTCTACACCTGTTATTATTGGAGCTATGATATTAGCACCTTTAATGGCTCCTATTATCTCTTTATCAATGGGTGTGATAAGAGCAGATAAATTTCTATTGTTTCAAAGTGTAAGAACAATGCTTTTTGGTATTTCTTTAGCTTTATTATTTTCTAGTATATATACTTTATTTATACCTTTAGAGCAAATAACTGTAGAGATGCAAGGACGATTAAATCCTAATTTATTGGATTTAATGGTTGCTATATTTTCTGGAATGGCTGGGGCATATGCATATTCAAAAGAAGAAGTTGCAAAATCTCTTGCAGGTGTTGCAATTGCAGTTGCATTAGTTCCACCTTTGAGTGTAATAGGAATTGGAATTGGAATTAGAAATATTGATGTAATTTATGGTTCTTTTTTACTTTTTGCAACAAATTTAGTTGGAATAACTCTAAGTGCAGCTTTAACTTTTATTGTTTTAGGTTTTGCACCTGTGAAAAAAGCTAAAAAAGGTTTACTTTATACTTTTGTTTTAATGGTGATAATTAGCATACCTTTATTTTTATCATTTATGAAAGTAGTTGATAAATATGAATATTTCAATAAATTAAATAGTGTTAAATCTATAGTATTAGAAGATAAAAAAGTAGAACTAAAAATACAATTAATACAAAATAAAAAAGATAAAATACTTGTAAATATTGAGCTTATTTCAGATAAATATCTATTATTTGATGATTATCTAATCATCAAAAATAAGTTACAAGAAACAGTTGATAAACAAATAGTTTTAAAAATAACACCAGTAATAAAAATAGATTAA
- a CDS encoding PepSY-associated TM helix domain-containing protein: MEESKSKLFKQRLFRLHVAAGITFSLIMYIAIFFGVFAIFLPYIQTWEKPSRYIEKSDITKIDYNNMINEVLKNPDFPKDNLLINLPGRIGDSAISISNRFVKPVVFNPITSERIDDEDKNVTNLAAFLNELHYGQPLKLIGRLSFGFVAVGTMLLVITGLMLIYIFKFRYKAKNQQALFSTIHVKVFTWLFIPFLLITLSGAVMNVGLVSAGPMSKILTKNEKNSIDGVVGSVLFPQNKAIKKQNITASMLPLSQLLIKAQEINPQLTFKQIKVINWNDETARAEFIGYNPYKPFLNGGIFNIPYVALNIHTGDLIENKTVLNNVWPVFVAETLFFLHFLFGIDIFSRILVALIMALCGVAIGFGVMLWLEKKAKKFEGKITFYHWMGKLSLASMIGVIPATAMLFVLQWLLPFNLEDRVLWQQGIFYNVWLFTLFWSFYRINSYQASKEFFLSAGVLFISSVFLHFIILNLNPMTLMPNILGVDISLILFGLLLIFIGKKLPQSRDNFKLFNNSKKENEK, encoded by the coding sequence GTGGAAGAATCAAAATCTAAACTATTTAAACAAAGACTTTTTAGACTGCATGTTGCAGCTGGTATAACATTTTCTTTGATTATGTATATTGCAATATTTTTTGGAGTTTTTGCAATATTTTTACCATATATTCAGACTTGGGAAAAACCATCAAGATATATAGAAAAATCAGATATTACAAAAATTGATTATAACAACATGATTAATGAAGTTTTAAAAAATCCAGATTTCCCAAAAGATAATCTTTTAATAAATTTACCCGGACGAATTGGGGATTCTGCAATAAGTATTTCAAATAGATTTGTAAAACCAGTGGTTTTTAATCCAATCACAAGTGAAAGAATAGATGATGAAGATAAAAATGTTACAAATTTAGCTGCTTTTTTAAATGAACTTCATTATGGGCAACCTTTAAAATTAATTGGAAGGTTATCTTTTGGTTTTGTGGCAGTAGGAACCATGCTTTTAGTAATAACTGGATTAATGCTAATTTATATTTTTAAATTTAGATATAAAGCAAAAAATCAACAAGCCCTATTTTCAACTATTCATGTAAAAGTTTTTACATGGCTTTTTATTCCATTTTTACTAATAACATTATCTGGTGCTGTTATGAATGTTGGACTTGTGAGTGCAGGACCTATGTCAAAAATTTTAACTAAAAATGAAAAAAATTCAATTGATGGTGTTGTAGGAAGTGTACTTTTCCCTCAAAATAAAGCAATAAAAAAACAAAATATTACAGCTTCAATGTTACCTTTATCACAGTTATTAATAAAAGCCCAAGAAATAAATCCTCAACTTACTTTTAAACAAATAAAAGTAATAAATTGGAATGATGAAACTGCAAGGGCTGAATTTATAGGATATAACCCATATAAACCATTTTTAAATGGAGGAATTTTTAATATTCCTTATGTTGCATTAAATATTCATACGGGTGATTTAATTGAAAATAAAACTGTATTAAATAACGTTTGGCCAGTTTTTGTAGCAGAAACACTATTTTTCTTACACTTTTTATTTGGAATTGATATTTTTTCAAGAATACTTGTAGCTTTAATAATGGCACTTTGTGGAGTTGCTATTGGATTTGGAGTTATGTTATGGCTTGAAAAGAAAGCAAAAAAATTTGAGGGGAAAATTACTTTTTATCACTGGATGGGGAAATTATCACTTGCCTCAATGATAGGAGTAATACCTGCAACTGCAATGCTTTTTGTACTACAATGGCTTTTACCTTTTAATTTAGAAGATAGAGTTTTATGGCAACAAGGAATTTTTTATAATGTTTGGTTATTTACCCTATTTTGGTCATTTTATAGAATTAATTCTTATCAAGCTTCAAAAGAGTTCTTTTTAAGTGCTGGAGTTTTATTTATATCATCTGTATTTCTGCATTTTATAATTTTAAATTTAAATCCAATGACATTAATGCCAAATATTTTAGGAGTTGATATATCTTTAATTTTGTTTGGACTATTACTTATTTTCATAGGAAAGAAATTGCCACAAAGTAGAGATAATTTTAAACTATTTAATAATTCAAAAAAGGAAAATGAAAAATGA
- a CDS encoding helix-turn-helix domain-containing protein, which yields MTKIQKINYTDLIQISKKISNPFSREIYIGTIKEDLGNGISIWYDMGNGIAVSIRNFIPKKNILLIEQSDVSGAVFIFNLGENLTFSFKNEDTYFFKKNHFLLGLASDKFYSETPLEKGKIYKTLTIGMKEELFLKLAHPIKNIEKLMKKTFKDDYHIIQDKNIDSQQFELLDYFKNDNSYEDILKNIYLESKTTDLIHHTIEKISNNLNNLIFNNLDKNRMSSIERAKEIIMQEYNTNLSIKEIAYKSAINECYLKKDFKEYYGMTILEMLQKRRLEVAKQFLKENLSVKEVALKVGYKHTGHFSKLFFDYFGISPSLYKKQLHNF from the coding sequence ATGACTAAAATACAAAAGATAAACTACACAGATTTAATTCAAATATCAAAAAAAATATCAAATCCATTTTCTAGGGAAATTTATATTGGAACAATAAAAGAAGATTTAGGAAATGGTATTTCTATTTGGTATGATATGGGAAATGGAATAGCTGTTTCTATCAGAAATTTTATACCAAAAAAAAATATCTTACTTATTGAACAAAGTGATGTTTCAGGAGCCGTTTTTATTTTTAATTTAGGAGAAAATCTAACTTTTTCATTTAAAAATGAAGATACATATTTTTTTAAAAAAAATCATTTTCTTTTAGGTCTTGCTTCTGATAAATTTTACTCAGAGACTCCTTTAGAGAAAGGGAAAATTTATAAAACTTTGACAATTGGAATGAAAGAAGAACTTTTTTTAAAATTAGCTCATCCAATAAAAAATATTGAAAAACTTATGAAAAAAACATTTAAAGATGATTACCATATTATTCAAGATAAAAATATAGATTCTCAACAATTTGAATTATTGGATTATTTTAAAAATGATAATTCTTATGAAGATATATTAAAAAATATTTATTTAGAGTCAAAAACTACAGATTTAATTCACCATACAATTGAAAAAATATCTAATAATTTAAATAATTTGATATTTAATAATTTAGATAAAAATAGAATGTCTAGCATAGAAAGAGCAAAAGAAATTATTATGCAAGAATATAATACAAACCTTTCAATAAAAGAAATTGCTTATAAATCTGCCATAAATGAGTGTTATCTAAAAAAAGATTTTAAAGAATATTATGGAATGACTATTTTAGAAATGCTTCAAAAAAGACGATTAGAAGTTGCAAAACAATTTTTAAAAGAAAATCTCAGTGTTAAAGAAGTTGCTTTGAAAGTTGGATATAAACATACTGGACATTTCAGTAAACTTTTCTTTGATTATTTTGGAATTAGCCCTAGTCTATATAAAAAACAACTCCATAATTTTTAA
- a CDS encoding HyaD/HybD family hydrogenase maturation endopeptidase, with protein sequence MNILILGIGNILFQDEGIGAHFIHYLDEKYDFISQKNSVSLIDGGTLAQRLIPEIVKYDELIVIDCIDADNSKAGDVYFFDYRKAPSYINWQGSAHEIEMLQTLNMIDMNKDLPQTQVLGVIPKRIGDDTTFELSDEIIKAVKVMEDLIVKYLLTLDVQMKIINKNTTIEEISLISFKREIKNGPKI encoded by the coding sequence ATGAATATTTTAATTTTAGGAATAGGAAATATTTTATTTCAAGACGAGGGAATAGGGGCACATTTTATTCATTATTTAGATGAAAAGTATGACTTTATATCACAAAAAAATAGTGTGAGTTTGATTGATGGTGGAACTTTAGCCCAACGATTGATACCTGAGATTGTAAAATATGATGAACTTATAGTGATAGATTGTATTGATGCTGATAATTCAAAAGCTGGAGATGTATACTTTTTTGATTATAGAAAAGCACCCTCATATATAAACTGGCAAGGAAGCGCTCACGAAATTGAAATGCTTCAAACACTAAATATGATTGATATGAATAAAGATTTACCCCAAACACAAGTTTTAGGAGTAATTCCAAAACGAATAGGTGATGATACTACATTTGAATTAAGTGATGAGATTATAAAAGCTGTAAAAGTAATGGAAGATTTAATTGTTAAATATCTTTTAACATTAGATGTTCAAATGAAAATTATAAATAAAAATACAACAATAGAAGAGATTTCATTAATCTCTTTTAAAAGAGAGATAAAAAATGGTCCTAAAATTTGA